A stretch of the Chloroflexota bacterium genome encodes the following:
- a CDS encoding cytidylate kinase-like family protein — protein sequence MAIITVSRQLGTGEADFTDKLTNTLGYPLYDDRLIQQVAEELEVHTGVVRAYDERLEPSAIQSVLSRITGGPVRRQLSTRRDEGGVRPEIVRTALRSVVREIARRDDAIIVGRGAGIILGDLRGVLKLRLVAPADDRARYQARTIGMNLGRAEEEVRRSDNERRSYIRRMFNVDWDDPSLYDFVINAARTDSDAAVRIVVKIMEEKQL from the coding sequence ATGGCAATTATCACCGTCTCACGACAACTTGGCACCGGTGAAGCCGACTTTACGGACAAACTGACGAATACACTTGGCTACCCGCTGTATGATGACCGGCTCATCCAGCAGGTCGCGGAAGAGCTGGAAGTGCACACCGGCGTGGTGAGGGCATACGATGAACGGCTAGAGCCCAGCGCAATACAAAGCGTCCTATCCCGGATCACGGGAGGACCCGTGCGGCGCCAGCTGTCGACGCGGCGCGATGAGGGTGGCGTGCGGCCTGAGATTGTCCGGACAGCCTTGCGCTCGGTGGTCCGCGAGATTGCCCGGCGTGACGACGCCATCATCGTCGGACGCGGGGCGGGCATCATTCTCGGTGACTTGCGCGGCGTGCTCAAGCTGCGCCTGGTGGCCCCAGCGGACGACCGTGCCCGCTATCAAGCCAGGACGATTGGCATGAATCTCGGCAGGGCCGAGGAGGAAGTCCGGCGCTCTGATAACGAACGCCGCAGTTACATTCGCCGCATGTTCAATGTGGATTGGGACGATCCATCACTCTATGACTTTGTCATAAATGCGGCTCGTACCGATAGTGATGCGGCCGTGAGGATCGTCGTTAAGATAATGGAAGAGAAGCAACTCTAA